The genomic region TCGAAGTATGGTACCAAACTGGAAGAAATTTTTGTCTGTTATGAAGACCTCAATGAGAAATTCGGTCCCCGCATGGCTGAGATCCCTCTGGGTGCAGTCGGTATTTACACCTATACCCAGAAGTTCAGGACCGGTCTCCAGCAGCTCATGGCAGGCAGCAGGAACTTCCGGCTCTCGACCATGTCCCGCGATGACCTGATGGCACTCACCCCGGAAGCAGCAGAGGTTTCCGGCATTGACTACGTAATGGATGCACGGCACGATGAGGCTATGGCAGTTCTGCTGGACTGAGCTGGCAGATGTTAATTACGTCTGCTCCGGGGAATTATCCCCGGTATTTTTTTTTAATTGTCCCTTCTCTTTTTCGCATCTTACCGGTACCTGAAGATCGGGGTTTCCGGACCCTGAGTGTAAATAAGCCTTATACGGGCTCCTTTTCCTGTTTTTAGATTCTGGTCAATACCGGAAAACCCCGTTAATTCCCTATTTGGGGTTCCTGTGGAGAATATGCCTGAATATCGCCCCGATTGCCAAAATAATGGTGGAAACGACCTCTCCTAAAGCCTGCCAGGGCCTGTTTAATCGAGGCATTTTTCGCCACTTAGTTTACCCCATCCGGGCCCCGGAAACCCAGCCGGAATGCGAATGTGAGGCTCTTTTTTTTGGGTGGAAGTGTGAGACAACCAATCCCACATTTTCACCAAGTCGGAGGCGCCCGGAATATGGGGTCAGGACCCGAGGTCAAATAAGCCCTATACGGGCTCCTTTACCCTTTTTTGTATGCCGGTCAATACCGGAAAACTCCGCAAATCCCCCTTTTTCTGTTCTTGTGGAAAATACGCCTGAATATCGCTTTGATTGTCAAAATACGATAGGAAAGCCCATCTCCTATTGCCCGCCAAGCCCCTTTTTACTGAGGGATTTTTCGCCAGTTAGTTTACCCCATCCGGGCCCTGGAAACCCTGCCGGAATGCGAATATGAGACGCATTTTTTTCCGGGGTGGAGATGTGAGACAACCAATCCCACATTTGCCCCCAATCGGAGGCCCCCGGAATAAGGGGTCAGGACCCCGAGGTCAAATAAGCCCTATGGGGGCTCCTTTTCTCTCCCCGATATGCCGGTCAATCCCGGAAAAACCCGTAAACCCGTCCTTTTCGGTTCCTGTGGGGAATGTGCCTGAATATTGCGCTAAATGCCAAAATACGGCAGGAAAGCGCCTCGCCCAACGCCCGTCAAAGGGTATTATTTCGAGGCTTTTTCGCCACATAGTTTACCCCTACCGGGCTCCGGAAAGGCTGCCGGAATGCGAATATGAATGTCGTTTTTTCCGGGAATGGGATAAAAAATGAGAAAATAAAACGTATGAAACTAATAAGTCGGAAAATTTTCAGCAATACAAAGAGCGCAACAAAAATGAAAAACCCTGACCTGTTCGCGGAGTCCAGATTTTTACAATCCGACCGAATTGCCGGAAAAATAGTTCTGCAAAAACACCACAGATTCCTGATTGAGACAATATTTTTGTTGTCGGCCGTGTTTCTGTATCGAGACGATCCCCTCACGATATAGCCTTTTCATATGCCATGCAACCGATGGATTGGATATATCAAGGAAGTTGCTGAGCTCTGCCTGGGTGGCCGGTGCATCAAGCAGTATGTGAAGAATTGTACTCTTCCGTTCATTATTCAACGATGACAGGATTTTTTGTTCAAGTTCTGAATATTTTCCATCATTCTCGAAATAACGTGTATGACCCGAACTCCGGGTGGTAAGAATGGTATGGGTCTGTGCCAGTATTTCCAGGTGATACGAGAGCGTGCCGCGATTGGTGCCGGTCTCCCGTTCCAGTTCCCGGAAGTGGATACCGGGATGATTCTGGATCCATGAAAAAATCCGTTGCCGTTCAGGACAATCAAGTACATTCTCGGTAGATATCTGGCGGAAACCCATCCATATCCCGAACCCCACGCACCAGTACAACAGAAAATTCGCCGGCTTCATAAGCGCTGGAGAGATCAGGTAGATTGTGTGAAAGATAATTGCCTGCGGCAGGTGTTGCCAAAAGGGAATTGCTTCATCACCGGGTTTCATACCGAAAAGGGGGATGTAAACGTACTCAAGGATGACTAACGCAATCAGAATTCCCAGAACGATTGTGGTCAGGATTTTTTTGTTTTCCATTCGGCACATTCCTGCATTAAGAGAGAAGACACTCGTGGAATACCTGTCTCGATAGTATATCCATATCGGGTTATAGAAGTTCGGTTATATCATTCATAAAGATTCTGTGACAATCATATCAGGGTCAATGGGTAGAGATTTGTCACAGAAATCGTTTAAGAACCCTCAGCATTCTGATCCATATCCTAAACGGATGGCGAGAAGAGATGAAACCCCTTAAAAAATGTACAGCGATCCTACTCGTACTCCTGATATTCATTGTCGGACCGGTTGCAGCATCCACGACCTTCATATCGAGTGGCCAGCAAACTCTCGCAAAAGGTGACTCATTCACGATCACCGGAACGGGTGCAACCAATGGTTCGATTGCAGGATGGATAATCGGAAGAGATTACTTCACCGTAAAAACCGTGAACCCGGACAAAGAAGGGAATTATTCGTTCATCGTAAAACCGGAAGAGACCGGGCAATTTTCCAGTGGTCAATATGCCTTTGTGATCCAGGATCCGGGGACAAACAAAAAGATGGACATTGAATCCCGGGTAGCGGATAACGGAAACATCACTCTCCAGAACGAGGGAACCGCCATAGCCGATATCGGGCCAAAGCAGGGTATCAGGACAAGCGCAGAGCCGGTTGTCAGGATTCTTCAAAACAGCATAACGCTTTTTGGGATTGACGATATCCTGACACCTTATTATTTCATTGTCGAAGAACCATCCGTCCATTTTGATCAGAAATCCAGTGCAAACCCTGACGGTCAGCTGCCCAACCTGACTGCCGGCGAACGCATCACCATCAGCGGGACAACGAACATGGGCGTGGAAAATCCCTTGCATGCCGATATACGAAACCTCGACACCAATACCCTCATCAGCACTAAGACGATACCGGTCATTGCAGGCAGGGATACCAACCGCTGGTCGTTTGAACTGGACACATCCGGGTTTTCACCCGGTGAATATTTTGTGACCGTGGGCTGGATGAAATCCAATATAACCGGCACCGGATCCACGATATTTTCGGTTGTGGCAGAGTATGGTCCAACGCTGGTAGCACAGAACAGTGGGACGCCGGGGACTGACGCGGGCGGAGCACTGTCCCTGCCCCCCATCGCCCGGGCGGGAATATTCCTGAGACTCGTTGTTATCGGGATCTTTTTGTTGAAGAGGAAGAAATGATGATTTCCCTTGAGCACGAGATGCAGCGCCGGGCAAATCTGGTTGAAGGAAGGCATACCATCCTACTGTTTTTTCTCCTTCTGCTAATGCTGTCGGTATGCTGTGCTCCCGGCAGTGCAGCGGCCGATGAGATAGCACCCGGCACCACTACGTTTGGTATCAGCAACCACACCGGCATCATCTGGCGATCAGCCCAGATCGACGGGGACCGGATCGTCTGGGCCGAGCACATCTCAAATATTGCATTTGCATATAACATCTATCTCTACAATATCACGACCGGGACTGAAACGCTCATCTCTTCGTTGTCACCAGATGGAACGGGACGTGATACCTATACGGGTGACGAGCACCCGGTAGCAATTTCCGGTAACCGGGTTATCTGGATTGAAGATCTGGGCATACATATGTATGATATCACGACCGGGAAAAAAAGCACAATCATTGAAACTCCAGACGATTCCGGCCACCTCGTATTTCGCTACCCGGGGATCTCCGGTGATACGGTTGTCTGGACAGAGCAACGATTTGCAGCAGCTTCCCGTACGCCGGATATCATCGCATATAACCTGACTACCGGAAAAAAGATCGTCGCCTCACATGGTGCATGGGACAAAACCAGCGTCAGGATCGACGGTTCCCGGATTGTCTGGGAAGATTACCGGAATGACGGGATTTCCCGGGACATCTACCTCTATGATCTCACAACCGGAAAAGAGAGAGTCATCTGCAATGCAACAGGTCCGCAGGCGGAACCGAAGATCTCGGGGAATCGCATTGTCTGGAGCGATCGCCGTGACCAGAATTTTGATGTGTACGTGTACGATATTGCAACGGGTGAGGATACGGTGATTGCCACCGGCATCAAAGAGCAGGAGGCAGCGGATATCTCGGGCGATCTGATCGTCTGGATGGAATGGCCGTCCATGCTCCTTTACAATCCTTATAATGAGAGCAACCGGCTGATGATGTTCGATCTTTCTTCCGGAAAGGAGTACCAGGTCCTCAAAGATATTCCTAACATGTTCGCACCCGCAATCTCCGGTAACCGGATCATCTTTATGGATCTTGCGCATATTCCGGCCGACAAACGGGATAACCCGGTAGAGAATCCCGTGCAGGAAATTTCGCTGTTCACGCTCGATCCAAGTAGCTTTCCGTTATCAAAACCCACATTGGTGATGGGGGTAATTGCAACGACCCCCTCGCGAGTTCCGGAAGTAATTTCACCGGTTCGAACAACGACACAGACTCCGGGTTTTGGTACTTTTTGTGCTCTGTCCGCTTTGGTCATCGGTATCATCAGCATTCGAATGCGAACCGGATGACCCTGCCCGCTGGCAGACGACAAGCCCTTATAATTTTCAGGAATTAATAATCATGCGCATATTTATACATAAAGAATCAAACCTGAAGTCTGAAGCAGCGGGGTAGAAAATTACTACGAAAAACCAGAGTGAATCACTGTGACGATGGATAAAAAATCTCTGGCGCTTGCTGTCCTATCGGCAATATTTTTTTCAGTTTTTGGCATGTTTCTTCTCGTGTTCGTCGGGGGAATTTCCGGATCGCGCTTGGAAATTCCCTGGTTTGGATCCAATTATCTTGCAGCACTTCAGGGAGTTTTGGGGTTGATCTCTGCCTGTGGCTGCATATTCTTTATCAGCCTTACCAAAAATCAGTCCCGGCTCTGGTACTTTGGAATTCCGCTCGCCATTACCCTCACCGTAATTACTCTTTCATCATTCATCTCGCCGCTTCCCCTCATTCCGGATATGATGTTCCTGAACCAGAACACCGGGCAGGCCGCACTCTTCCTCCTCGCCCCGTGCAGCGCTCTTTTCTTCTATTCGGAAAAACAGACAAACGACGGCGGTATGGGGCTCGTGATCCTTTCACTTGTCGTCTGCATCCTGTCCGCACTCCTTCTCTACGGATTGATCTTCCCTCCGCAGTACGCCCCCGGCAGTAAAATCGGCACCGGCCCGACAGCATCTGAACTCTCCTTCTGGGTTTACTACATGTTCGGGTTACCCATTATCGGAGCATTGTTTCTTTCCCGTGCGCTTGGATTTCACCATCAGGATTCAGAACCCGGTAACCTCTCTGCCCAAAAACCAGCGGAGACGCCATGACCGACGATGAAAAGCCGTTCACCTGTCCCCGGTGCGGATTTAAAGATAAAATCTTTCACCAGGTCTGTCCTGAGTGCGGGCGCCCGTACTTCCGGGATTACATCGACACGCAGTTCTTCCCGCGTGACCCAAACCCCCAGGGAATCTATAAAGGAAAGTTCTGGGCCCGGGTATTTCTTGTGTTGATGCTCTTCGGACTGGCTCTCGGAATTCTAGCCTCGTTTCACATTATCTAGGAGAAAAAAATACTCATGAATCTTATCGACCGGAGACTATGGGAAAAGATCCTTGTTACCGTGTGCAGCGCTATCATTATTTTATGGATTGCGATATTTGTCATCAGCCCGGAGCATAGATTCTCTCTCGGAACCTGTGGCTCTGATACTATGCCGATGAGCTATTCAACAGATATCCAGCCGACATTTGAGGAGAGTTTCCTCAATAAATTCGGGGAATCCGAACCTGACCGGAA from Methanoregula sp. harbors:
- a CDS encoding winged helix-turn-helix transcriptional regulator — encoded protein: MENKKILTTIVLGILIALVILEYVYIPLFGMKPGDEAIPFWQHLPQAIIFHTIYLISPALMKPANFLLYWCVGFGIWMGFRQISTENVLDCPERQRIFSWIQNHPGIHFRELERETGTNRGTLSYHLEILAQTHTILTTRSSGHTRYFENDGKYSELEQKILSSLNNERKSTILHILLDAPATQAELSNFLDISNPSVAWHMKRLYREGIVSIQKHGRQQKYCLNQESVVFLQNYFSGNSVGL